From Chryseobacterium wanjuense, one genomic window encodes:
- a CDS encoding DsbA family protein, translating to MSTLRIPVGSNDHVQGNLETAKIVLVEYGDYQCPYCGHAYPLVKRFVEEYGDEVAFVFRNFPLTDSHQYAMAAATIAEAAGKQGKFWEMHDLIYENQNHLNEEMLKESVKSLGLDFNKIENDINTADLQDKIENDFEGGVRSGVNGTPSFFVNNQKWEDYDGTYDSFVELIS from the coding sequence ATGTCTACATTAAGAATTCCGGTCGGGTCGAATGATCACGTTCAGGGAAATTTGGAAACCGCGAAAATTGTTTTAGTTGAATACGGAGATTATCAGTGTCCTTACTGTGGACACGCTTATCCTTTGGTAAAAAGATTTGTTGAAGAATATGGCGATGAAGTAGCTTTTGTATTCAGAAATTTTCCTTTGACAGATTCTCATCAATATGCAATGGCAGCCGCAACGATCGCTGAAGCAGCTGGAAAACAGGGAAAATTCTGGGAAATGCACGACCTCATCTACGAAAATCAGAATCATTTGAATGAAGAAATGCTGAAAGAATCTGTAAAATCTTTAGGTCTTGATTTTAATAAAATTGAAAACGACATCAACACAGCCGATCTGCAGGATAAAATTGAAAATGATTTTGAAGGCGGTGTGAGAAGCGGAGTGAACGGAACTCCCTCATTTTTTGTGAATAATCAGAAATGGGAAGATTATGACGGAACGTATGATTCTTTCGTTGAACTAATTTCTTAG
- a CDS encoding redoxin domain-containing protein, with the protein MILEKGTPAPEFELHSTPDQKLKRSDFLGKNLILVFYPADWSPVCGDQVTLYNEMLSIFHKYNADILGISVDSSWCHDAFMGDRKLHFPLLADFNPKGEIAKKYGVYNEENGTSKRALFVIDKEGTIQWSYLSPDGINPGADGIIDALENLK; encoded by the coding sequence ATGATATTAGAAAAAGGAACTCCTGCTCCGGAATTTGAACTTCACTCTACACCGGATCAGAAATTGAAACGTTCGGATTTTTTAGGAAAAAATTTAATTTTAGTTTTCTACCCCGCCGACTGGAGCCCTGTTTGCGGAGATCAGGTGACTTTATATAACGAGATGCTCAGTATTTTTCATAAATACAATGCAGATATCCTGGGAATTTCCGTAGACAGCTCATGGTGTCATGATGCCTTTATGGGAGACAGAAAACTGCACTTTCCATTGCTTGCGGATTTTAATCCAAAAGGAGAAATTGCAAAAAAATATGGCGTCTACAATGAAGAAAACGGAACTTCAAAAAGAGCTTTGTTTGTCATTGATAAAGAAGGAACAATTCAGTGGAGTTATTTGTCGCCGGACGGAATTAATCCCGGAGCAGACGGAATCATTGATGCATTAGAAAATTTAAAATAA
- a CDS encoding KTSC domain-containing protein, which produces MPSSVINHYLYFPETEILRIIYQSGAVYDYLDVPQEIFDRFRSVQSKGRFLNYVIKPKFKYRKVE; this is translated from the coding sequence ATGCCCTCATCAGTAATCAATCATTATCTGTACTTCCCGGAGACTGAAATATTGCGAATCATATATCAGTCGGGAGCAGTATATGATTATCTCGATGTACCTCAGGAAATCTTTGATAGGTTCAGATCCGTACAATCCAAAGGCCGGTTTTTAAATTATGTGATTAAACCCAAATTTAAATACAGGAAAGTAGAATAG